The Sulfolobus acidocaldarius DSM 639 genome has a window encoding:
- the rpl18a gene encoding 50S ribosomal protein L18Ae, which translates to MAEVKIFMVRGTAIFSASRFPTSQKFTKYVRALNEKQAIEYIYSQLGGKNKIKRYNIHIQEIKEVKEDEITDKTIRDLAKLDKIIM; encoded by the coding sequence ATGGCTGAAGTAAAAATTTTCATGGTCAGAGGAACTGCCATATTTAGTGCGTCAAGATTTCCTACAAGTCAAAAATTCACAAAATATGTTAGAGCTTTAAATGAAAAACAAGCAATCGAATACATTTATAGTCAACTTGGTGGAAAAAATAAAATTAAACGATACAACATACACATACAAGAGATCAAAGAAGTTAAGGAAGATGAAATCACTGACAAGACAATAAGAGATTTAGCAAAGCTAGA